The window GTTCCTGTGGGACGAACTGGCCTACGGCGCGCTCGGCGCCGTGGTCCTCGCCGACACCCGAAGGCTGCAGAGTTGCTTCGCCGCCGTCGACTTCTTCGAACGCCGGGGGATCCCGTTCGTCATCGGCGTGAACTGCTTCGACGGCGTGCAGCCCTACACCGTCGACGAGGTGCGCACCGCGCTCGACCTGACCTCCGCCGTCCCGATCCACCTCTGCGACGCCCGTCGCCGGGAGTCCGCGAAGGACACTCTCGTCGCCCTTGCCGCGCACGCGATGAGCGTCGCCCAACTGGTGCGGTGACGGCTTAGTCGGCCGGGTCGCAAACCAGGGACGCCCGGTTCTTGGCACCCAGG is drawn from Actinokineospora alba and contains these coding sequences:
- a CDS encoding GTP-binding protein, which produces MVSARSDAPPPPTLGTSIKILVSGGFGVGKTTLIGSVSEIPPLRTEETISEASKGIDDLTGLTGKTTTTVALDFGRITISEELVLYLFGTPGQDRFWFLWDELAYGALGAVVLADTRRLQSCFAAVDFFERRGIPFVIGVNCFDGVQPYTVDEVRTALDLTSAVPIHLCDARRRESAKDTLVALAAHAMSVAQLVR